A region of the Salvelinus alpinus chromosome 24, SLU_Salpinus.1, whole genome shotgun sequence genome:
TGATAgttaattgcactcacctggtTATCCCAGGTCTGAATTAGTCCCTGATTAGAAGGAGAGGATGAAAACCAGCAGTGGCTTCACCCTCCATGACCGGAGTTGAACAGCCCTGTTCAACACTGTTGTGTAACCTCTGAAAAGGGTCACAGAACTCTCAGATGTCAGGCATTTTACAGTAGAGTATTGCTGGGGGTTTTAGGAGGACTTAGGCACAATTTCAGTTAATGTGTAATCTCTTACTTTCAGGGAGGTGTTTGCTGGAAGGGAGAGGCCAGTGTAAATGCCAGACTCAAATGAAATTCGATAATGTTTATTTCAGTCAATCAGATCAATCCAGATAAATATTTAAAGCATTTACTATACAGGTTTTTAAATACAAAATCATCACCCTGACTAGGCATACCAAAACCAACATATTCAATTGTTCTTCACTGTTACTATCAGATTTATTCCTTAGAACTGGCAATTAATTATTGCTAATAATGACACAAAACTTGGGGTTATAAGTGTGGGGATCAGAGTATTGCACAGAAGAATTTCTTCTCCCGAAAGGGGTTCTCAGAGGATGGCACTGGTGTCACCAGCGGGTCCTCCTTGGCATGAGCCTCACAGAAGGCCATTAGATCAGCTGCTGCTTTGGACACCTGCACATATaaaacatggttaataaagacaaAGATAAAAGATTGGAGAGTGGGGAAAAAGACAATGTGCTCTATTTACAATGTAGTTACTGATAATCAACATCTTATTCGGTAACATGAAGAGATAATCTACTACTGGTACTCCAGCTCTTATGCCTTGTAACCATTCGTTGCTCACCATCATTCTTTCAATGTTGacctccagtttcagctgttccaCTGTCTTGCGAGCATCTGCAATCTTAGCCATGTTATTGGACATCCTGCTTCCTCTCGCTGTACCTCAGCCTGGTCCAACTGTTTGTAGATTATGCATTAATTTAATTTAATGCAATTAACAAGAATCGTCAAAATCACACTTTTCTTAAAATCAGTTACACGCGTAGTGCCATTTTCCATCATACATACATGCCAAAGCATACATGCCAAAGAGATAGTGTGTCATGGTTTCATGTGCTTGTTATTGCTTCTGCTGCCTGGGTCTCAGCTGGAAGTGTTACAGTGAGGGCCTTAGAGGGAGAGGTGCAGGGAGGGGCATGCATAGGCAGCAGCATTACCCAGGGGGCACCTCACTTGTTTCTCTGTATCTGTATATCTATTTGTAAATTAAAT
Encoded here:
- the gng8 gene encoding guanine nucleotide-binding protein G(I)/G(S)/G(O) subunit gamma-8 encodes the protein MSNNMAKIADARKTVEQLKLEVNIERMMVSKAAADLMAFCEAHAKEDPLVTPVPSSENPFREKKFFCAIL